Genomic window (Aureibacillus halotolerans):
TTGGCTACGTGATCTTCCAGACAATTATTTTGTTATGTATAAGCCAGTGATTCAATTGAATCAATCGGTTGTGGAACTCGATACGATCATTATTGGCCCAACCGATATTTACTGTGTCACAATGATTGAGGGAGAACACGGTGCTGTATATGAAACGACAGACGCTTCTTTTTGGATGGAAAATGGCAAAGAAGAGCTCAAAAGGCAAAATCCGATACAATCATTGCAGAGGATGGAGAAAGTACTAAAAACAATCTGTCCGGAAAAAGAACGTCAAATGAGCATAAAAAAAATCGTCTATTGTCCTTCAGGATTTATCGAGGCGTCTGAATCGATCTCTTTTGCCCAATACGTTGATCTGCGAAACGAAAAAGAGTGGCTTAAAAAGATGCAAAGCAATTCCACCCCATTAAAATATTCGCAGTTAAAAGTAGCTGAACGGTTGTTGTCTCAATGCCAAACGACGTCTGTGTATCGAAGTGAATGGGAAAGTGAGACAAAAGAAAAAACAAAATGATGCAAGCTCTGCTTTTCCCTTCTTAGGGTTTTTGATATAATAAGAAATGTTCTAGAATGGACGGTCATAAAAAAGCTCAAGCACTTGAAAATAGCTCAAAAAAGCCTTGTTGAACAGGCTTTTTTGCTCTCTATAAACTGTATGACAGTATGAAATCATCATTTGAACACCAAAAAAAGGATATTCAAATGTAAAAGTAGCGATCAGCATGACGCAAATGCATTGGAGAAATTGAGGGTGAAGTGGTTGGATGATATTTTAGGGAAAGAATGGGAAATAAAGCCTGCTGGCGGAGCAACTGGTGAAGCCTACTTTGCGCAATCCCATAACGAAAAATTGTTTTTAAAACGAAATTCCTCTCCTTTTCTTGCAGTGCTGTCAGCGGAAGGAATTGTTCCTAAGCTGATCTGGACGAAACGCTTAGAAAACGGTGATGTCGTCACAGCGCAGCGTTGGATGGACGGTCACGAGCTCAAAGCAAATGATATGACAAGCCATCGTGTTGCTCAATTGTTAAGCAAAATCCATCGCTCGACGGACTTGCTCAACATGCTCAAGCGCTTGGGAAAACAGCCGATGCACCCGACGGAAATGTGTGAGCACGCCATTCAGGCAACGCAGTTATACGGGAACGATATATTGGTACGCACTTCGATTGATTATTTGAGTGCTCGTGTTGAAAAGGTGCAGCTACATGTTGAAAAG
Coding sequences:
- a CDS encoding nuclease-related domain-containing protein, giving the protein MAQLIKLQDFVSRYESDMFKYPSQFIRLKQQRWRHLKNAHHNQTLVHPENDQSSLKDWGIDDDKKGWQDRVFRLFKKTKEVEEKSPEPFTGTLHEVKSMFLEELFLHQLKWASSTMLEKSYGVNTYKRDSQLQFWLRDLPDNYFVMYKPVIQLNQSVVELDTIIIGPTDIYCVTMIEGEHGAVYETTDASFWMENGKEELKRQNPIQSLQRMEKVLKTICPEKERQMSIKKIVYCPSGFIEASESISFAQYVDLRNEKEWLKKMQSNSTPLKYSQLKVAERLLSQCQTTSVYRSEWESETKEKTK
- a CDS encoding phosphotransferase family protein produces the protein MDDILGKEWEIKPAGGATGEAYFAQSHNEKLFLKRNSSPFLAVLSAEGIVPKLIWTKRLENGDVVTAQRWMDGHELKANDMTSHRVAQLLSKIHRSTDLLNMLKRLGKQPMHPTEMCEHAIQATQLYGNDILVRTSIDYLSARVEKVQLHVEKVVCHGDVNHNNWLMSAAEELYLIDWEGAVVADPALDIGMILHWYVPQEEWTTWLAHYGEELTPDLEERMKWYVVYQSVVSMVWHRGRNETREERHWTHILKTLLVQLHLIQ